In a genomic window of Staphylococcus taiwanensis:
- a CDS encoding VOC family protein: MEIKNLDHLVLTVSNIDDTVDFYSNVLGMEKIQFGDNRTALKFGNQKINLHHVTNIIKPSASNPKPGSADLCFITETHIEEVEAQLKQHRVPIELGPVNRTGAMGDILSIYVRDSDNNLIEISNYKHE, encoded by the coding sequence ATGGAAATAAAAAATCTTGATCATTTAGTTTTGACTGTTTCAAATATTGACGACACAGTAGATTTTTATAGCAACGTATTGGGTATGGAAAAGATTCAATTTGGAGACAATAGAACAGCATTGAAGTTTGGAAATCAAAAGATTAATCTTCACCATGTAACGAATATCATCAAACCAAGTGCGAGTAACCCTAAACCAGGTTCGGCTGATTTGTGTTTCATTACAGAAACCCATATTGAGGAAGTGGAGGCACAGTTGAAGCAACATCGTGTGCCGATTGAGTTAGGACCCGTTAATCGAACAGGTGCTATGGGAGATATTCTGTCAATCTATGTCAGAGATTCTGATAATAATCTTATAGAAATTTCAAATTATAAACATGAATAA
- a CDS encoding TetR/AcrR family transcriptional regulator, producing the protein MNKQDLRVQKTHQALITTFSELLQTKSFEHITIQDLCTKANIRRSTFYRHFSDKYDLLNHVVGTLIDHFRELYLPDINPDNPRQFFEKLMHDILTFIYDNKTIVRSVITIHFYGEVYTIFYDQIYKAVQKQIAFDKQNGQFYVDVTIYAQFLTGGILSVITNWIQHGQQQSIDKITNEIVNMICGAREVHLKKLK; encoded by the coding sequence TTGAACAAACAAGATTTGCGCGTCCAAAAAACACATCAAGCTCTAATAACTACATTTTCTGAACTGTTACAAACAAAGTCCTTTGAACATATTACAATTCAAGACTTATGTACGAAAGCAAATATCCGACGCTCAACCTTTTATCGCCATTTTAGTGATAAATATGATTTATTGAACCATGTGGTTGGTACTTTGATTGACCATTTTAGAGAATTGTATTTGCCAGACATTAATCCTGATAATCCGAGACAGTTCTTTGAGAAATTGATGCACGATATTTTAACGTTTATTTATGATAATAAAACGATTGTTCGCAGCGTGATTACGATTCATTTTTACGGGGAAGTCTATACTATTTTTTACGATCAAATTTACAAAGCGGTTCAAAAACAAATCGCATTTGATAAACAAAACGGCCAATTTTATGTAGACGTCACGATATATGCACAATTTTTAACTGGTGGCATTTTAAGCGTGATTACGAATTGGATTCAACATGGCCAACAGCAATCCATTGATAAAATAACGAATGAAATCGTTAATATGATTTGTGGGGCAAGAGAGGTACATTTAAAGAAACTGAAATAG
- a CDS encoding oleate hydratase, giving the protein MYYSNGNYEAFARPKKPENVERKSAYLIGSGLASLAAACFLIRDGQMDGSKIHVLEELSKPGGSLDGDELPLKGYVVRGGREMENHFECLWDLFRSIPSLEMKDASVLDEFYWLNKEDPNYSRCRVIEKRGHQLPTDGDFTLTQQAIKEIVQLCLMKEEALNDVKITDVFSNDFMHSNFWIYWKTMFAFEPWHSAMEMRRYLMRFVHHIGGLADFSALKFTKYNQYESLVLPMIAYLESHGVQFEYDVQVVDIKVDVTTKEKVAREIQLKRLGKDETIHLTPDDLVFVTNGSITESSTYGDNDTPAPPTKDIGGSWTLWRNLAKQSPEFGCPEKFYQNLPDKSWFVSATATTNNKTIIEGIERICKRDPLAGKTVTGGIVTVNDSNWQMSFTVNRQQQFKSQPEDEVSVWIYALYSNVKGDFINKPIVECSGNEICQEWLYHMGILINQIEDLAKTQCNTIPVYMPYICSYFMPRAVGDRPLVVPKQSRNIAFIGNFAETERDTVFTTEYSVRTAMEAVYQLLDIDRGVPEVVATEFDLRILMEALYELNDHKDLFELTEQNKIQQLALNAFLKKIKGTYVEELLQQHKLL; this is encoded by the coding sequence ATGTACTATAGTAATGGAAATTATGAAGCATTTGCACGTCCTAAAAAACCAGAAAATGTAGAACGCAAATCTGCTTATCTTATCGGATCTGGATTAGCATCGTTAGCTGCTGCATGTTTCTTGATTAGAGACGGACAAATGGATGGGTCAAAAATCCATGTGTTAGAAGAATTATCTAAACCTGGTGGAAGTTTGGACGGAGATGAACTTCCTTTAAAAGGCTATGTTGTAAGAGGCGGAAGAGAAATGGAGAATCATTTCGAATGTTTATGGGATTTATTTCGCTCCATCCCATCACTTGAAATGAAAGATGCTTCTGTATTAGATGAGTTTTATTGGTTAAATAAAGAAGATCCAAACTACTCACGATGTCGTGTTATTGAGAAAAGGGGACATCAGTTACCTACTGATGGTGACTTTACTTTAACGCAACAGGCAATTAAAGAAATCGTGCAATTATGCTTAATGAAAGAAGAGGCATTAAATGATGTGAAGATTACAGATGTCTTCTCAAATGACTTTATGCATTCGAATTTCTGGATTTATTGGAAAACGATGTTCGCATTTGAACCATGGCATTCTGCGATGGAAATGCGTCGTTATTTAATGCGATTTGTACATCATATTGGAGGATTAGCTGATTTCAGTGCCCTTAAATTCACCAAATATAATCAATATGAATCTCTCGTGCTTCCAATGATTGCATACTTAGAGTCCCACGGTGTGCAATTTGAATATGATGTGCAAGTGGTTGATATTAAAGTAGATGTCACAACGAAAGAGAAAGTTGCGCGTGAAATACAACTGAAACGTCTAGGCAAAGATGAAACCATTCATTTGACGCCTGATGATTTGGTCTTTGTTACGAATGGTAGTATTACTGAAAGTTCAACTTATGGAGATAACGATACACCGGCACCCCCTACAAAAGACATCGGTGGCAGTTGGACGTTATGGCGTAACCTTGCGAAACAAAGCCCAGAGTTTGGTTGCCCTGAGAAGTTCTATCAAAATTTACCAGACAAAAGTTGGTTTGTATCAGCGACTGCGACAACCAATAACAAGACAATCATTGAAGGAATTGAACGTATTTGTAAACGTGATCCTTTAGCAGGCAAAACCGTTACAGGTGGCATTGTTACAGTTAATGATTCTAACTGGCAAATGAGTTTTACTGTGAATCGACAACAACAATTTAAAAGCCAACCCGAAGATGAAGTAAGCGTTTGGATATATGCATTGTACTCTAACGTTAAAGGTGATTTTATCAATAAGCCGATTGTCGAATGTAGTGGAAATGAAATTTGCCAAGAATGGTTATATCATATGGGCATACTTATCAATCAAATAGAAGACCTCGCTAAAACACAATGTAATACGATTCCTGTCTATATGCCTTATATCTGTTCCTATTTTATGCCAAGAGCCGTTGGAGATAGACCACTTGTCGTGCCTAAACAATCTCGCAACATAGCCTTTATTGGTAATTTTGCAGAAACAGAAAGAGATACTGTCTTTACCACTGAATATTCGGTAAGAACTGCTATGGAAGCAGTATACCAATTGTTGGACATAGATAGAGGTGTCCCTGAAGTGGTTGCAACAGAATTTGATCTTCGCATATTGATGGAGGCCTTATACGAACTCAATGATCATAAAGATTTATTCGAACTCACCGAACAAAATAAAATACAGCAACTTGCGCTCAACGCTTTCTTGAAGAAAATTAAAGGCACCTATGTTGAAGAATTGTTGCAACAACACAAGTTACTATAA
- a CDS encoding polysaccharide deacetylase family protein, whose amino-acid sequence MTNKYLLSVFTVLIAIVLCACQSTSQSNNKEAASTQKDKKEQENVYAKKKNDNQKDWVEYKGDVAHVFFHPLITDPKVAFTGEPNKAKGNNDWMITVDEFNRSLDELYKHNYILVDPHDAYDLNSKPIKKKTLKLPKGKKPLILSIDDMNYYEYMKGNGYADRLVLDKNNHVVSETKGKDGKVTQSDSNDIVPILNNFVKKHPDFSLNGQKGVVGLTGYNGVLGYRTDELDSKDYNKRKAQATKVANAMKRDGWTFASHSWGHIDFANSSYEHIVKDTERWQKEVTPIIGKTDLFIFPHGAQDRGSAGYQYLEDKAGFKYLAGVGPNNFTDIGKDSVYQDRVAIDGLNLYEFKYKLKPFVDFDKVYSKEDRSYFKGDKDYK is encoded by the coding sequence ATGACTAATAAATATTTACTTAGTGTGTTTACAGTTTTAATAGCCATTGTTTTATGTGCGTGCCAATCTACATCTCAATCAAATAATAAAGAAGCGGCATCAACGCAAAAAGATAAAAAAGAACAAGAAAATGTATATGCTAAAAAGAAAAATGATAATCAGAAAGATTGGGTTGAATATAAGGGCGACGTTGCACATGTCTTCTTCCATCCTTTAATCACTGATCCTAAAGTCGCATTCACAGGTGAACCTAATAAGGCTAAAGGTAATAATGATTGGATGATTACTGTCGATGAATTCAACCGTTCACTTGATGAGCTATATAAACATAATTACATATTGGTAGATCCGCATGATGCTTACGATTTAAATTCAAAACCAATTAAAAAGAAAACTTTAAAATTGCCAAAAGGTAAGAAACCATTAATTCTATCGATTGACGATATGAATTACTATGAATATATGAAAGGAAATGGTTATGCAGATCGTCTAGTCTTAGATAAAAACAATCACGTTGTATCTGAAACGAAAGGTAAAGATGGCAAAGTCACACAAAGTGATTCCAATGATATTGTGCCGATTTTAAATAATTTCGTGAAGAAACATCCAGACTTTTCACTTAATGGGCAAAAAGGTGTGGTCGGATTAACAGGATACAATGGTGTACTTGGATACCGCACAGACGAATTAGATAGTAAAGATTATAATAAGCGCAAAGCACAAGCCACTAAAGTCGCTAATGCGATGAAGCGTGATGGTTGGACGTTTGCGAGTCATTCATGGGGGCATATTGATTTCGCCAATAGTTCATATGAGCATATTGTTAAAGATACAGAACGCTGGCAAAAAGAAGTTACACCAATTATCGGAAAGACAGATTTATTTATCTTCCCTCATGGTGCGCAAGATAGAGGTTCAGCAGGTTATCAATATTTAGAAGATAAAGCAGGATTTAAATATTTAGCTGGTGTAGGACCTAATAACTTTACAGATATTGGCAAAGATAGTGTTTATCAAGATCGTGTTGCAATTGACGGCCTAAATTTATATGAATTTAAATATAAGTTGAAACCATTTGTAGATTTTGACAAAGTTTATAGCAAAGAAGATCGTAGCTATTTCAAAGGCGATAAAGATTATAAATAA
- a CDS encoding DUF1958 domain-containing protein translates to MFRKSVKSIGVVSLACLLYTSTTMAAEKPLDIVNKDKGVEINTSYQPSGLTVATQQGQILYNFQGNKKVDPASLSKTMTVYLTLEAVEQGKLKLNDKVKISAKDAQISNLANLSSVPLTQGDTYTIKELIKQAMLASSNSAAIILGEQVSGSTSTFTEKMNQQAKDFKMTNTSFINPAGADNAALGKYAPSKYQSQRHPVSTAKDINILMHHMIAKHPEILDITKMSQDTQKGNTFKNTNLSVKGNPEYYRGTDGLKTGTSDTGYSIALTNHRDHMRLNATVMNVQSYPDDTAKKNKSIIGNHMIQHYRQQYEYEKVVSKGDHKIDGRTYHVKKDLYDVVPKNKKKWTLAVNNDGKVYVHYKRDFLLGTKYPRVAADKKWKWF, encoded by the coding sequence ATGTTTCGAAAATCAGTAAAGAGTATTGGCGTTGTAAGTTTGGCGTGCTTACTATATACAAGTACGACAATGGCTGCAGAAAAGCCGTTAGATATAGTTAACAAAGATAAAGGTGTGGAAATTAATACATCTTACCAACCGAGTGGTCTTACGGTAGCGACGCAGCAAGGTCAAATTCTGTATAATTTCCAAGGAAATAAAAAAGTAGATCCTGCTTCATTATCTAAAACGATGACCGTTTATTTAACGTTAGAAGCGGTAGAGCAAGGTAAGCTTAAATTAAATGATAAAGTAAAAATATCAGCTAAAGATGCACAAATATCTAATCTTGCTAATTTATCATCTGTACCATTAACACAAGGTGATACTTATACAATAAAAGAGCTAATTAAGCAGGCAATGTTAGCTTCTAGTAATAGTGCGGCAATTATTCTTGGTGAACAAGTGAGCGGTTCGACGTCAACTTTTACAGAAAAAATGAATCAGCAAGCAAAAGATTTTAAGATGACGAATACATCATTTATTAATCCAGCTGGTGCAGATAACGCAGCCTTAGGTAAATATGCACCTAGCAAATATCAATCACAAAGACATCCAGTAAGCACAGCAAAAGATATTAATATCTTGATGCATCACATGATCGCTAAACATCCAGAAATATTAGATATTACTAAAATGAGTCAAGATACGCAAAAAGGGAACACATTCAAAAATACGAATTTATCAGTGAAAGGTAATCCAGAATATTATAGAGGCACGGATGGCTTGAAGACTGGCACAAGCGATACAGGTTATAGTATTGCGTTGACGAATCATCGTGACCATATGCGTTTAAATGCCACAGTTATGAATGTGCAATCTTATCCAGATGATACGGCGAAAAAGAATAAAAGTATTATTGGCAATCATATGATTCAACATTATCGTCAACAATATGAATATGAAAAAGTGGTGTCTAAAGGAGACCATAAAATTGATGGCAGAACATATCATGTGAAAAAAGATTTATATGATGTTGTTCCAAAGAACAAAAAGAAATGGACATTAGCAGTTAATAACGACGGTAAAGTCTATGTTCATTATAAACGTGACTTCTTACTCGGAACGAAGTATCCTCGTGTAGCAGCAGACAAGAAATGGAAATGGTTCTAA